TTGTTAGGTCACAAGTGTCCAGAGAAATAACTCAATTTAGTGTTACTAATTTTGATCTAGTTATTCCACTCAGGGTGGGGAGGTGCTAAAAGAAACTAAACTGTTAAAGAGCCAGCATCCCTCTTGCAACAGCcaaaacagaactgtaaatCCTGTCATAGTGGTCTTTAACTGACTCGATTTGATTTGGACAGGCTGCCTTCTAACAGAGAGTGTGCAATTATAGTTAAATCCCACCAGAGCTTGCTCAGTTTTCTTGTGCTTCTGAAGTCTGACAGACTTAAGATCTTCCTTATGGTCTGCTTAGGAGATATCTGCCAATTTTCATGTAATTAGTAATGCTAAAGAGTTGTCTGTGTGGATATAAAATagcttgcattttttcctttctttcaaacaaGGTAGTGAAGAAACACTTGTTTGGAGCTTATATTCTCATCGTTATCCATTCAGGCACCCAAAGGGCTCAGGTGGCTGTTCTGAAATCCTCAAAGCGCCTCTGATTCAGGATTAGCTTTTCACATGTTGAAGAAAGCCATTCAAAGTGTGGGCCTGATCCTGCTCtgacctctctctctctcttgcctTCTTTACAGGTTCACGAGTCCTTCCACAAACACCTGAAGCCGATGCAATCCAAGCTGTGAACCTCCTGTTCCTTAAAGCACACACTTTTCTTGCCCTGAAAACTGGATGTTCGCATCCTTTCTTCAGGCACCTGAATCAAACCTTTCAAATCCTGGTAGCTGTAGGACAGTGAATCATTATAGcctttctttccacttttataaaacagaagaagtGTTTGGGGAGAGTGCCTAGGGATCGATGCCTGTTTTTAAAGTGCAATTATAATGGTAAAATTAACCTTTTAAAATCTTGGGAAAGCTTTATGAAGTCATAAAGAGTTGCTTTTGTGAAGCTGATGGGTAGAGCAGTTACTGTCAACTGGAAGAGTAGCAGAATTTTACTACTGAGTAGTTAACAGCCCTCAGGCAATAGCTTGGAACCAGCAGTTGTTTTTCCCCACCCCTAAAAGCATCCATGTCCTGGTGCTTTGTTAGCACCAACTCTCCTTGTTTCACAATGGTTTCTGCTATCTAAAGCCTCCTGCATTGTTTTGTGCATAGGAATTCTGCCTGCAGCATTACTTCCCTCATGGAGCTGGGAGGTAATAGGCATTCATGGCAGTTCTGCTTCAGTCTTCATTCTAGAATTACACCTTGTGTTTCcagcacattttcctttcactgccCTGCAGATGTTCCCTCTGTGCCCTCACTGTCACCTTATGCTTTGGTAGCAGGTAGAAGGAGAGGGACATCGATGCTGCTCTGAGGACAAAACAAGCAGTAGTAACCATTTAGGTGCTGATAATAGATTTCCTGCCCTTTTAACTGTTAATACTTTCATAACACGAtctcaaagcactttacaaACGTTAATTATGCTGATtgatgtgtgtggggggggaaatAAACCCATGTATAGTGGTAGGAACTGCCAGTTTGAGATGGAACAAGGAAGCCAGTATTGGAGGGCAGAAACTGGTTGATTGGAGTCTTTGGGTCTTCAGATTGACCTGGgatgttctgctttttaatgGTGTTCCTCAAGATAACAACAATCCCAGCTGTTGTATCCAGAGCTTTTTCCCTACTCATGCATTTCCAAGAGGCTGTCTCtgatttgctttattttttaaatattaaatagaaatattccAGACTCGCACAGCGCTGTTTGAATTAACAGAACCTCCTGGTGCCCAATGGGATCGAAATCACCGCTGTTCAATGCTGTTCAGGTTACCAAATGGGTTTATGCCTTCTGCTTATTGAGCAGATTGAGCtgggttggggtgggggtggggggatgaTGGAGGGGCAGGGAAAGGTTGGAAATGTGTTAATGAGAACAGTGCTGACTAACTATGTACAGCTATaataaatgatgaaaacaaagcGTTCTCAGTAAGTCTTTTGACTTTTGTGCCTTGCATTTGGTGGATCATCATAAAGCAATGAAGTGGGATGAGATGCTCCATAGATGGCCATATATTGTGTGGCAGCAGGAGGTTGGTAGTGGTAGAGccctccctgctccatcccagcgAGCAGATCCCAGTACGAGATGCCCCTGTGCCATCCTCAGGCCTTTCCCTGCAGCTGTAACTgccatggcagcacagcccaacCGACAGGGCCTGGCTGCAGGATCCATATGGGCTCTGTGGCTGTTGGCTGGGCGCTGCcagtggagctgctgggagctgcactCAGGTCCTGGCAGGGACTACACTTCCCAGCAGGCTGCGAGGGAAcggaaagggaaaagaaagggaagggaaggctggGCCTTCCTGAGCAAATGGGGGGGGGATGAGCTGTGTCCGGTGGGTGTCCGGTATGATGGGGGCAGCCGTTATGGTGCTGAGATTGGGGATGTGGGAGAGGAGCAATATGGGCACAGCGCTGTGATGCGTGTCGGGTGCGCTGTGTGTGCCGCGCTGATGGGAGGCAGGGAGAGCTACAGCAGGATGAAAGCTGGGGGGTTCCCTtcatgctgctttgctttctgcttgggCCCAGTGGGACAGGCTGTGCCTCTTGTTTGGGATCCCTTGGCACTGTGGATCCGGAGCATGGGGGGTTATTTTGCAGCAGGATATTAACCACATAAACAGCTTCAGGAGCTCAGCGCCATCTGgggtttgtttgtgtttttattgcttttaaactCTGATTGAGGCTTTTCGGAGTGGCTCAGAGCAGCGTGGAGGCAGCCTGCAAGCAGTATGGGGAGATGTTTATAACAGAGGTACGTTCATTAAGGCAGCTCAGTGCATCTTCCTATCCTTGCAGGTAGGAGGTTGGTGTGGATGTGAGCGATGCTCTCAGACCCCCTGAGAGGTGAAGGTGCAGCTCAGGTGAACCTATAAACAAACCTGCCCTGAGCACAGGCTTCCTGCAATGGTGAGTGTGATAGGGCACAGAGCAGGCCTGGGGAGCCCAGCTTTATGGCTCTGGCTCATTAATGTGGTGGCAGAAGGGGAGGGCTTCATTACTGCTCAGTGTGTGTGGGGAAAGCACGGGGTGGATGTTCATCTTGTAACAAGGcaatctgccttttttcttaGGCTGCAAAATCCAAGGCAAGTCTGAGAGGTACGTTCACCCacctgctttccttccagcacCCAAAGGTGCTTTGGTTTGCTAGGAGCCTCTTACTGAAATAGGAGGCTTTTTTACATCTGATTTAGTGATCTCACCTGCCTCAGCTCCTTTAATACGTCTTGTTTTAGGCTCCATTGATGACGTGCTGGGTGACCTCCTGGGATACGATGGTAAGGAAGGGCAGCATCCTCACACTGTTACTCCTcctgggagcaggaggagctggtgTAAGAGCCATTGCTCTCCAGGAGGGCTCCAGTTGTGAGAGGGGATgaaggagggagcagagctgagaacaTGGATTCTATGTGCATTGAACAGGGTTGGACATTGGCTTGGGGAGGCAGAACAAAGTTCATCTCCAGTTAAAGCCTTTTTTGGCCCATAAGGAGACAACAAATTCCCCCTTGGCATTCCTAGGTCAGCAAATATGCCTATGTCTAACATCATAATCTCTCTCTGCCTTGTTTCCAGATGAAGACCCTGCTAAATCTTCCCAACCAGCTGATGTCAGCAGTGGGAGAGCCCGGGGCAGCAGCTTGCAGGCCAGCAAGAAGTGAGTTCCATTGGCATGCAGCCTCAGCTGCTTGCTTAAATAcagcagtcccagcactgatgTCTTAATTGCTATTATTCATTTTAGCCTCATTTTCCCCAGCTCATGTGTGGTGCTGCTAAACCCAAGGCTTGTGTTACAGGTCATTTCTGGAGGATGATTTCTTTAGCAAGCTTCCTGCAGAGGATGTGGAAGCTGCAGAGGTGAGCCCAGTGTTTCAATAGAGATCCAGGGTGTCCCAAAGGctggggctgaatggggccAAGTTCACCCCTGGCATCACTCCATCCAGGACTGCAGTGGGCTCTGAGTGCTGGAGCAGTTTACTTAGGACTGTAGTAGATGCCTGTGGTCTACATTTACATCTGGGTTTTGAACTCCAGGCTGTTACTTCTGGGATGAGGAGCTTGCAGAGTTTGTCTGTCTGATCTCTCCTCTCTTTGGCACACAGGAATCGAGTATCTCTGATGCAGACCCACAAGCTGTGCTGCAAACCCTGAAGGtaatgtggctctgggcagcctggtctggtggttggcgaccctgcacacatCAGGGtggttgaaaccagatgatcattgtggttctttttaaCCCAGGCTGTGCTATGATTCCACAATATGAAACACCCCTTTTTGATAGGCAGTGTTGTAccaagggaacagcagcactggggcatCCATCACTCACTGCTTTCATCCTGTTGCTTTCCAGGAAATGGATGACATGGAAGCTGATCTTTTGGGAATATCAAAACCCAGTTCTGGGCTGGGAAAGGCAGCTACAAAAGGCCCAGGGAAATGTAACAGCTCAGAGGGAACAGTGAAATCTGCAGGGAAGGTGCCAGCTCCTGAGAAAGGTAAAAAGGAAATTCTGCTCCTCTTTTCACAGCTTGATTGTGAACAAGCACGGGGTATTTGCATACCAAAATCCTTTTCCTGATCACTTCTGTATGGAAGGAAAGACAGAGGGGCTGCAATAAGGATAGACCAGTTCCCAGTACATCCTGCTCTTCTCAAGGCACTTCTCCCCTTTCCTGCTTGTGAGGCAGCTCCTCCATAGAGATTCCCAGTCCATAGAGGTGCTTAATGGGGAACACTACAAGAAAAGCAGCCTTCAGCTGGAGCGGGACTGGGACTCCTctgtctgctgtgctctgagtgAGCTGTGGCTTCTGtttctaggaggatctgctcctgAGATGGATAAGAAACCGCTCTCATCCCCACCTGCTTCCCGACAGTACAAGAAATTTCACTTTGAAGGTGGgttctcccttctcttccacaTGTCGatgcctggcagcagctgagggctctgcctttgcttctcttctgttAGCTGAGGGCTATGGGGTACTTGGCTTAGTCCAGAGTTGTTCTAAATAATATTGAGTTTAttggttttcagtttgttttgttattattggCATTgccattattattatcatcCCTTCCTGCCCCTATGGGGTAAAATTCCTAGATGTAAACGATCCTTTGGCTGGGCTTCTGTCTGATGAGGAGCAGGATGTACCCAAGAAACCATCTCCAAAAGGCAGtgaaagaagcacagagaagaaaacagagctgggCAAAGAGAAAGGTAAGCAGGGATGCTCAGTGCACCTCTTACATACTGAACCAACTGGCAACTTGGATTAGTTTGTGTGGGTTCCAGATGAATAAATTGCAACCCAGCTGGTTCCATCTCATACGAATCATTGTGATCATTTATAGAGCAGCTTCGTCATGGGGTTAATTGTAACACAGCTCACTGAGTGCTTGATGTTTCCAGTGTGCCACAGGTTACAGCACTGACCCTTCCTTGCTGGGAGTGGAAGCTCAGCTCTTACCTTTGGCCTCATCCAGCCTGTTTCATGCCTTGCCAAATGAAAGCAAGTCACTGGCTGAGGGTTGAGGTGGCTGAGAGCACCGTCAATCAGCTCAGGCTAAAGCTCAATCAGGGCACCTCCAGGTTGAACCCAGCTCTATAGGGGCTGGACTTATGCACTGAACCTCTTGTTCCTGCAGTAGGAATGTTAAAGGACTGTGTAGTCCCTTCATGCCACTaaatctgctctgctgcagaggtgGACAGAGCAGCTGGTGAGTTAAGGCAAGGCCTGAGGGTGCACTGGGGAATATTTTACAGGGGGCTGGAATTACCTGATATGAAAGGTATATAAAAAGCCATAAATCTGGTGTTAAACAGAGCCAGAAACACCATGTTACAAAACTCAGCAGTGTCCCATCAGTCACTCTGATACTTGCCGTGGGGTTTGGTTGCTGAGATGTGCTATTTCAAAGTGACTTTGAGAAGAAAGAACACTCGGGCTGTTCTGATCTCTCATTGCTGGGataaaagtaaaacaacaaaGTCCTGATCAaatcttctgcttctgtgccCCTATCCACAGAGCTACTCCCACCCCAGACAGCCCAacacactgcagccccagcccggCGAAAGGAGGAGCTGACatttgatgatgatgatgctgATGACCTGATGGATGTGCTGGGATTCGGTGATAGCCATAAAGGAGACCAGAAGCAGGGAAAGAAGGCGGAAGAGTAAGGCATTCCTGGGCAATGAATGAGGGATGGGAGTAAAGCAGGGGGTTGTCTGTGTATGAGGTGATGTCACCATGCTGGGGGTTGCTGGAGCTTCTGCTCTTGAATCCCAGAGCAGCCTCATTTACAGAGAAGAGACAGAACACATTGACAGGGCAGTGTCTGGGGATGGCTCTGCCTCGTGGATCATCTCCTGCTCTGTCCCCAGCAGAGAGGAGGTGCGTCCGGCCCGCTCCAAGCTGGATGAGTTACTGGGACGAGGCTCCGTCACCAAGATCCTGGAACGACCAGGTGCAGGAGAGCACAGAGAGTTCAAACTGGATAAGAAGTACCAAAAACAGCCAGGTGAGTGCAGCCAGGGATGCTAGGAAAGTCTGCAGAGGTGATGCTGATATCTAAAGGCACTTACAGGGGAAATACCCTATTTGCAATGGTGAGCAGGGTTGCTAATGagctccccagcagccccacggGGAAGGCAGCCAAAGCAAAATGTTATACTGTGGCTTGGGGGCAAGCTGGGGGTGTTTGCACAACTCAGTTGCCTTGGAACACGGGCTGGTTTCCAGCAAAGATGCTTTTCCCAGCCTCAGTGAGGAGCCACGTTGCTCACAGGTTTCCAATGGAGGTGTTtccagctgtgatttcccaCTGGGAATtgcaggggaggaggagggctggtATGTTGGCCAGGCGCTGCTCCTCTAGGTGCTGACTCAAAGTTGCTTGTctgaacagagaaggaagagggtTGGGACGAGGAGGATTTTGTCTTTGGAGCTTACCAGCCCACGGTGGCCAGCACACCCGAGGGCCGCCCCTCCAGGAGGCAGTCTGTAAGgtactgtgctgtgtgtgtgaccGTGGCTCCATGCACTGACCATATTAGCAGAGGTTCACCCTGGTCACCCTCACAGGCAGGCATTGCAACTCCTTCTCCTTGCAGCAGGTTTTCAGCTGAGAGCAGTGGTGAACCAAAACCAGACCTACCCTCCAAACCTCCTCCTGCATCCAGCCAGGGCTCTGCAcggggcagcagggctgggggtgacTGGCTGGGCCTGAAAGATGAGGATTTTTTGGATTCGGAGCCTCCATCTCCAGCTAAAACCAGTCCTGCTgtgagctcccagcagctcccggCTACAGGAGAAGCAACGTCCAAACCCAACCAACTGGAAGAGGAGAACTGGCTGAGCGCTGCCTTGTCTCGCAAGAAGGCCCAAGCTCAGGCAAAGGCTCAGCAGGGAAGTGCTGTGCCCCTGGAGACCCCAGGCAAAGGGCTGGATCCCAGCCCTCCCATCAGGTGGGGGCATGACTGATGGTTCCTGTTTGCTCTGTATGTAGCAGCTCCAGGATGGCCGCTCAGAAAGCCTTGGCTCAGCTTTTAGGAATCCATTTTAAGCACTATCTTATGCTCTTTGCTTGCAGCCAGCCAGACACCTCTACAGGAGCAGCACCACAGgcagctgccctgcaggacAAGGCAGCGAGTGCAGACAGCTCTGGGTAAGGcttccttctcatttcattCGTCCTCTGTAGCCAGTAGCCAACACTGGTCAGTTTGGTCTGAGACTCTGTAACAGAGGAAAGGCAGCTCTGTACGAACACCTTTAAACTTAAGATGTACCAGGCAGGGTAATGTCCTTGCATCTCACCATGAGCTGTGACACTGTGTGTCAGCATGCTTTGTCTCATGTGTTTCTCTGCCCATACAGGCAGCCTGTCCCCTGGCTCAGCACTGTGACACAAGCTTCAGCTCAGCCACTAGAGCCTGCAAAGAGGGAACCCCTGAGAGATGCCGGCCACGTCGGTGTGTTTCATATGATGGGTCAGTTTGGGGAGCAGCATGGCCCACTTTGGGCAGCTGGGCTGActctgtgtccctatggccggctgctggagcagagcaggagcctttctgctctgtgtgggAGACCTGGACCCTCGTCCTTCTGGAAGGGGATGATTCCCACTGCTGTGTCTGAATGACACATTTGTTGAACTTTCAGGCCCTGCAGCACCATCCCCAGCAGAGCAAGAGATGCAAAGCCCTGCCCAGCTTGCTCAGGTATGTCTGCTGGGACCATGCCTGGAGGTGCAGGATCAGAGGGATCATTGGGCCCTGCCCAGTGTCAAGCTCCCTGAGAGCATCCATGTCTCTGCAGGTTGCCATGCCCAGTGCACCCCTCCAGGCTGCCTCACAGCTGCAGGTGAAGCTCATGATGTCGCTCAGAAGCTGATGGCTATGCCACAAAGCCATGATGCTGAATCTTGATCTATTCATCTCCCACAGGTCGAATCCACATCTCTGGGCTCAGTGCATGAGAGGTGGCCAGGAGctcccacatcccagccctACGAGGATCCAACAGGCTGTCGGGAAGCACTGCTCAGTGCCCAGGCCCGTGTGGCAGAGCTGGAGAGCCAAGTAAGCCCCATTTTTGCTTGCTGGATGGGGTACCACAAGTTACTTAGTGGGAGGAGAGAAACTAAATCATCTCCATACAGCATCAGGATGACAGGGGAGAAGAGAAACCTCCCAGTCCAGGAATGCCTGCTGCCACCAGGTGCTGCTATAGGAGCTCTGTCCTTCTTTGACCTACTTTGCATGCCCAACAGGTCCACATGCTGGAGCTGGAGCGGACGCAGCACAAATTATTGCTGGACAGCCTTCAGCAGAGGCACCAGAAGGACCTGGATCTTCTCGAGAGCGCACACAGGTACAGGGCTCTCACCCACCCTCCCTCTGTGTCACATTCTTGCCTGTAGCCCTTTCCTCTCTCCATTGGTGGGACTGCAAGAAAGCTTTCCAAATCCATCCCCAGAGTGGGTAGGCACAAAGCCGTGTTGATGCTGACCCACTGGAATCTGCTCTCACCAACACTGTCCCACTGTTGATAGAAGAGGGACCAGTCCCTTTGCTGGCATGTCCTCAGCTAGAACACCTTACtgggcagcagtgggacagTTCAGGGCTCAGTCTGCAGAAAGTGCCTCAGTTTTCCCCTGCACACCATAACCCCAATCTCCTTGCTAGGTCCTCATGTGCACTGTGGATGGAGAGTGCCAGGTAATGCCATGAAAGCAGCACTTATTGTTTGCCCTAACACCTTTGGGGGCTGTTTCTGATCAGGAGCCggatggaggtggtggaggaaaCCTATGGGCAGCGGGAGGTGAGGCTGCGGAGAGagaaggagcagctggaggttcagctgctgtcacagaggAACGATGCAGAGCAGGCACGGGCAGATCTGGTGGCACAGCACAAGCAGCACATGGCCACACTGGAGCAGCAGAGCGCCCAGGAGCTGGAGCGGCTGCGAGAGCTGCAGAGGTGAGCAGAGCATAATGCATGTAGTGCAAGTCTTGTCTCCTCCATCTTGGGAAATGGACCAGGAAATGTTTTGGGGacatagaaaaaggaaagatcaGGCTCCAGAAGCACTGGGTTGCGGTGGATTTTGGAGTGAGATTGGCTTTGCATGTTGGCAGAGCAAGACCTGGCTGTAGACATCATTTCACAGTGAATGCGCTGTATTTTGAAAGAAGAGCCAAATGTTTTATGTCCCCCTATTCCTTATATTCAGGTCCTTGTGTCACTGATATCTACATGGTGATAGCCAatgaaaaattacagcttttggCAAAGAAACCCATCACCCTCAAATGTAGCCCATCCCAGATGTGAATGCTGTCAGTGGGACGCCCCAGCTCAACCCCACAACCAAGCTTCATTCACAGTGCCCATTGCGGGGAGCACCAACTCACACCATCCCCTATTGGGTTCCTTCCTCTGTGTCCTGCAGGTCATCTGTTCAGGAGATGCTCAAAGACCACGAAGAGCAGCTCCAGCGGCTGAAGAGACTGAAAGACCAGGAGATCGATGCAGTGACCAGCGCCACTTCACACACCAGGTACTGATGGACAGTGGTACCGGTCCACTGCGTTCCCTGTCCTGCAGTAACCAGCCTCGGGGCAGGAACCAGCCACAGATGCTCCTCTCTATAGTGATATGAAGCACGTCCCGCAGAGGTGACCTATCCCCTTGCTTTCTCTGCAGGTCTCTGAATGGTGTCATTGAGCAGATGGAAAGGTTCTCCAGTGATCTGCACAAGCTCTCGCACAAGGTGGAGGCCGCACACCACAGCACCTCTCAGGAGCTGGCCATGGGAGCCCGGCAGCGGGATGAGCAGCTCAAAGGTAAATCTGCCCTTCACCTGGTGACAGGGCTGTAGGACCAGAAAATAAGGAGGTCCAGCCAAAGGCCAGGAGCACAGGCTGACAAAGATCTGTCTACTGTGGTCATTGGATTCCTCAGCATTATCAAACAGTGTCCTGGCAACATGCAGATGATGAGCACAAGATCACactgtttgtttgggtttttttgttaatgtGATGGATATAGAGGGAGCTTCCAACCCCAGCATGATGAAGGATGTTGGagagggtggtggtggtgcgCTCAGGGTGCTGTGGGTTAAGTGTGCAGAACCCTGGGgttcacagccctgctgctgcctctccccAGTGCTCCAGGACAGGCtgtcacagcagcagagggacatGGAAGAGGAGAGGAACCGACTCCAGGAGGTGATTGCCAAAATGGAGGCCAGGCTAAGTGAGCAAACTcggctgctggagcaggtgggTGCACAGCCTGGGTCAGCTCTCTGGATATGAGGAAGGTAATGTCTCCCCATTGGAGATCCCTGATTTGGAGCTTGTAAATGCTATTTGTTTCTTCCCTGTGTCCTGGACCAGGAGCGGTGGAGGGCGACAGCAGAGCAATCCAAAGTGGAGTCTCTGCAGCGCTCCCTGGAGGAGCAGCGACGAGTCATGACCCAGCAGCTCTCCATGGAGCGGGCAGAACTGGAGAGGGCAAAGGTGAGATGGGACAGACATCTCTAAGTGCTTTTCGTACTCATGAGTCTGTCTAGGGCTACACTGCAATGTATGGTAGGTGAAAAACTGAGTTCTGGGCTACAGCATCCCTCATCTCCCCTCTGTCCCCTGCCTGCTCAATGCCATGCCTTGTGGTGCAGTGAATCTGGTGCCATCTATCCGCCTCTCTATGCAGGATTCACCCTAAGCAACCGA
The Coturnix japonica isolate 7356 chromosome 18, Coturnix japonica 2.1, whole genome shotgun sequence DNA segment above includes these coding regions:
- the FBF1 gene encoding fas-binding factor 1 isoform X9 — its product is MAAKSKASLRGSIDDVLGDLLGYDDEDPAKSSQPADVSSGRARGSSLQASKKSFLEDDFFSKLPAEDVEAAEESSISDADPQAVLQTLKEMDDMEADLLGISKPSSGLGKAATKGPGKCNSSEGTVKSAGKVPAPEKGGSAPEMDKKPLSSPPASRQYKKFHFEDVNDPLAGLLSDEEQDVPKKPSPKGSERSTEKKTELGKEKELLPPQTAQHTAAPARRKEELTFDDDDADDLMDVLGFGDSHKGDQKQGKKAEDREEVRPARSKLDELLGRGSVTKILERPGAGEHREFKLDKKYQKQPEKEEGWDEEDFVFGAYQPTVASTPEGRPSRRQSVSRFSAESSGEPKPDLPSKPPPASSQGSARGSRAGGDWLGLKDEDFLDSEPPSPAKTSPAVSSQQLPATGEATSKPNQLEEENWLSAALSRKKAQAQAKAQQGSAVPLETPGKGLDPSPPISSQPDTSTGAAPQAAALQDKAASADSSGQPVPWLSTVTQASAQPLEPAKREPLRDAGHVGPAAPSPAEQEMQSPAQLAQVESTSLGSVHERWPGAPTSQPYEDPTGCREALLSAQARVAELESQVHMLELERTQHKLLLDSLQQRHQKDLDLLESAHRSRMEVVEETYGQREVRLRREKEQLEVQLLSQRNDAEQARADLVAQHKQHMATLEQQSAQELERLRELQRSSVQEMLKDHEEQLQRLKRLKDQEIDAVTSATSHTRSLNGVIEQMERFSSDLHKLSHKVEAAHHSTSQELAMGARQRDEQLKVLQDRLSQQQRDMEEERNRLQEVIAKMEARLSEQTRLLEQERWRATAEQSKVESLQRSLEEQRRVMTQQLSMERAELERAKSALLEEQKSVMQKCSEERRKLAVEWAEFHTQQQLSKERMERDIDRALQLDSQREGTIMSLAKEQAELKIRSRELKVKEEQLERDRELLEEARHELRLEKEKVKGAALRIRQQEEEIKNMSKLSAQKYEEGERALQDACRIESEHQARLQVIQQHLEQLKQQEQHLQQERLSVAQQRRQLEKLHKKLPNNPTLLLNTDQNLSASTKGLSSTLSFPPPIKTLHRNVNTTASMELYAKLLVLKHRAQQDHSFLEDEQLFLETLKKASYNTSPLSV
- the FBF1 gene encoding fas-binding factor 1 isoform X8; protein product: MAAKSKASLRGSIDDVLGDLLGYDDEDPAKSSQPADVSSGRARGSSLQASKKSFLEDDFFSKLPAEDVEAAEESSISDADPQAVLQTLKEMDDMEADLLGISKPSSGLGKAATKGPGKCNSSEGTVKSAGKVPAPEKGGSAPEMDKKPLSSPPASRQYKKFHFEDVNDPLAGLLSDEEQDVPKKPSPKGSERSTEKKTELGKEKELLPPQTAQHTAAPARRKEELTFDDDDADDLMDVLGFGDSHKGDQKQGKKAEDREEVRPARSKLDELLGRGSVTKILERPGAGEHREFKLDKKYQKQPEKEEGWDEEDFVFGAYQPTVASTPEGRPSRRQSVSRFSAESSGEPKPDLPSKPPPASSQGSARGSRAGGDWLGLKDEDFLDSEPPSPAKTSPAVSSQQLPATGEATSKPNQLEEENWLSAALSRKKAQAQAKAQQGSAVPLETPGKGLDPSPPISSQPDTSTGAAPQAAALQDKAASADSSGQPVPWLSTVTQASAQPLEPAKREPLRDAGHVGVFHMMGPAAPSPAEQEMQSPAQLAQVESTSLGSVHERWPGAPTSQPYEDPTGCREALLSAQARVAELESQVHMLELERTQHKLLLDSLQQRHQKDLDLLESAHRSRMEVVEETYGQREVRLRREKEQLEVQLLSQRNDAEQARADLVAQHKQHMATLEQQSAQELERLRELQRSSVQEMLKDHEEQLQRLKRLKDQEIDAVTSATSHTRSLNGVIEQMERFSSDLHKLSHKVEAAHHSTSQELAMGARQRDEQLKVLQDRLSQQQRDMEEERNRLQEVIAKMEARLSEQTRLLEQERWRATAEQSKVESLQRSLEEQRRVMTQQLSMERAELERAKSALLEEQKSVMQKCSEERRKLAVEWAEFHTQQQLSKERMERDIDRALQLDSQREGTIMSLAKEQAELKIRSRELKVKEEQLERDRELLEEARHELRLEKEKVKGAALRIRQQEEEIKNMSKLSAQKYEEGERALQDACRIESEHQARLQVIQQHLEQLKQQEQHLQQERLSVAQQRRQLEKLHKKLPNNPTLLLNTDQNLSASTKGLSSTLSFPPPIKTLHRNVNTTASMELYAKLLVLKHRAQQDHSFLEDEQLFLETLKKASYNTSPLSV
- the FBF1 gene encoding fas-binding factor 1 isoform X2, with translation MAAKSKASLRGSIDDVLGDLLGYDDEDPAKSSQPADVSSGRARGSSLQASKKSFLEDDFFSKLPAEDVEAAEESSISDADPQAVLQTLKEMDDMEADLLGISKPSSGLGKAATKGPGKCNSSEGTVKSAGKVPAPEKGGSAPEMDKKPLSSPPASRQYKKFHFEDVNDPLAGLLSDEEQDVPKKPSPKGSERSTEKKTELGKEKELLPPQTAQHTAAPARRKEELTFDDDDADDLMDVLGFGDSHKGDQKQGKKAEDREEVRPARSKLDELLGRGSVTKILERPGAGEHREFKLDKKYQKQPEKEEGWDEEDFVFGAYQPTVASTPEGRPSRRQSVSRFSAESSGEPKPDLPSKPPPASSQGSARGSRAGGDWLGLKDEDFLDSEPPSPAKTSPAVSSQQLPATGEATSKPNQLEEENWLSAALSRKKAQAQAKAQQGSAVPLETPGKGLDPSPPISQPDTSTGAAPQAAALQDKAASADSSGQPVPWLSTVTQASAQPLEPAKREPLRDAGHVGVFHMMGPAAPSPAEQEMQSPAQLAQVAMPSAPLQAASQLQVESTSLGSVHERWPGAPTSQPYEDPTGCREALLSAQARVAELESQVHMLELERTQHKLLLDSLQQRHQKDLDLLESAHRSRMEVVEETYGQREVRLRREKEQLEVQLLSQRNDAEQARADLVAQHKQHMATLEQQSAQELERLRELQRSSVQEMLKDHEEQLQRLKRLKDQEIDAVTSATSHTRSLNGVIEQMERFSSDLHKLSHKVEAAHHSTSQELAMGARQRDEQLKVLQDRLSQQQRDMEEERNRLQEVIAKMEARLSEQTRLLEQERWRATAEQSKVESLQRSLEEQRRVMTQQLSMERAELERAKSALLEEQKSVMQKCSEERRKLAVEWAEFHTQQQLSKERMERDIDRALQLDSQREGTIMSLAKEQAELKIRSRELKVKEEQLERDRELLEEARHELRLEKEKVKGAALRIRQQEEEIKNMSKLSAQKYEEGERALQDACRIESEHQARLQVIQQHLEQLKQQEQHLQQERLSVAQQRRQLEKLHKKLPNNPTLLLNTDQNLSASTKGLSSTLSFPPPIKTLHRNVNTTASMELYAKLLVLKHRAQQDHSFLEDEQLFLETLKKASYNTSPLSV